In Nakamurella antarctica, the following are encoded in one genomic region:
- the xylA gene encoding xylose isomerase — MTIAPTPADKFSFGLWTIGWQGRDQFGDAVRPELDVIGAVHKLAEAGVWGVTLHDDDLIPFGSDAATRDKIISDFTEATKSAGLVVEMVTTNLFSPPVFKDGGFTSNDRSIRRFALRKVLRNVDLAAQLGATVFVMWGGREGAEYDGSKDIHAALNRYREGVDLVAGYIKEQGYDLKIALEPKPNEPRGDILLPTVGHALAFINELEHADIVGLNPETGHEQMAGLNFTHAIAQAMWSGKLFHIDLNGQRSIKFDQDLCFGHGDLLSSFFTVDLIENGFPGGGPRYNGARHFDYKPSRTEGEDGVWASVKANMQTYLLLKERALAFRSDPEVQAALEASGVLELAESTLAAGETTADLLADTASFEDFDVAAAGERNFGFVHLNQLAVEHAIGAR; from the coding sequence ATGACAATTGCTCCCACCCCGGCGGACAAATTCTCCTTCGGTCTTTGGACCATCGGCTGGCAGGGCCGCGACCAGTTCGGCGATGCGGTTCGCCCCGAGCTGGACGTTATCGGCGCAGTCCACAAACTCGCCGAAGCTGGCGTCTGGGGCGTCACCCTGCACGACGACGACCTCATCCCCTTCGGATCGGACGCGGCAACCCGTGACAAGATCATCTCCGACTTCACCGAAGCCACGAAGTCCGCTGGCCTCGTCGTGGAAATGGTAACCACTAACCTTTTCTCCCCCCCGGTGTTCAAAGATGGTGGATTCACGTCGAACGACCGCAGCATCCGGCGATTCGCGCTCCGCAAGGTACTCCGCAATGTTGACCTGGCAGCCCAGCTCGGCGCCACTGTCTTCGTCATGTGGGGCGGCCGCGAAGGCGCCGAGTACGACGGCTCCAAGGACATCCACGCTGCCCTCAACCGCTACCGCGAGGGCGTCGACTTGGTTGCCGGCTATATCAAGGAACAGGGCTACGACCTGAAGATCGCTCTCGAGCCCAAGCCGAACGAGCCACGCGGCGACATCCTGCTGCCGACCGTCGGGCACGCGCTCGCCTTCATCAACGAGTTGGAACACGCCGACATCGTCGGCCTCAACCCGGAAACCGGCCACGAGCAAATGGCGGGCCTGAACTTCACCCACGCCATTGCGCAGGCGATGTGGTCGGGCAAGCTGTTCCACATCGACCTCAACGGTCAGCGCTCGATCAAGTTCGACCAGGACCTGTGCTTCGGCCACGGCGACCTGCTCTCCTCCTTCTTCACCGTGGACCTGATCGAGAACGGCTTCCCGGGCGGTGGACCTCGCTACAACGGTGCCCGTCACTTCGACTACAAGCCCTCGAGGACCGAAGGCGAAGACGGTGTCTGGGCGTCGGTCAAGGCCAACATGCAGACCTACCTGTTGCTGAAGGAACGCGCACTCGCATTCCGCAGTGACCCGGAAGTGCAGGCCGCACTGGAAGCCTCTGGCGTTCTCGAGTTGGCAGAGTCGACGTTGGCCGCGGGGGAGACCACGGCAGATCTCCTCGCGGACACCGCGAGCTTCGAAGACTTCGATGTCGCAGCGGCTGGGGAGCGTAACTTCGGCTTCGTGCACCTGAACCAACTGGCGGTTGAGCACGCAATCGGCGCTCGCTAG
- a CDS encoding sugar ABC transporter permease, whose translation MTNPIKLGKGEPAAADLQARASFAGDSTESGSLKQYFRGYVNKLRSGDIGSLPAILGLFFLLLLFGIVIPSGQNFVTPGNFANLITQAGAICVLAMGVGFVLLLGHIDLSAGVTGGVGAAVMAQMILKQGYSWWVAVLAALVTGVVLGFITGLLVSKVGIPSFVVTLAFFLAWQGLTLFLIGNGGTVRINDPIIVGISNSNMPVTTGWIVVILALVAYAALNLWVWRSRRARDLVTPPMAVIVIRIAVISVLLLAATAVLSTNRAAERVRATVDLSGIPWVAPLVAVLLVIWTFVQNRTAFGRYIYAVGGNPEAARRAGIKVGKITVMCFVICSSMAVLSGIIATSRLSSVTADAGAGNTLLYAVAAAVIGGTSLFGGKGKARDAIIGGLVIALIDNGLGLLGLESSIKFLITGLVLLLAASVDAISRKRTAGSGG comes from the coding sequence ATGACCAATCCAATCAAGCTTGGCAAAGGTGAGCCAGCCGCGGCCGACCTCCAAGCACGAGCCTCGTTCGCCGGGGACAGCACCGAGAGCGGTTCTTTAAAACAGTACTTCCGGGGCTACGTCAACAAGCTCCGTTCGGGCGACATCGGCTCACTCCCAGCAATTCTCGGGTTGTTCTTCCTTCTGTTGTTATTTGGGATCGTGATCCCCAGCGGCCAAAACTTCGTCACCCCGGGGAACTTTGCAAACTTGATCACCCAGGCGGGTGCCATCTGCGTGCTCGCAATGGGTGTCGGGTTCGTGCTGCTGCTCGGGCATATCGACCTCTCCGCCGGAGTGACAGGCGGTGTTGGCGCCGCAGTCATGGCACAAATGATCCTGAAGCAGGGCTACTCCTGGTGGGTGGCAGTGCTTGCGGCATTGGTAACAGGAGTGGTGCTGGGTTTCATCACCGGCCTCCTGGTCTCAAAGGTGGGAATCCCCAGCTTCGTCGTAACGCTCGCGTTTTTCCTCGCGTGGCAGGGGTTGACCCTGTTCTTGATCGGTAACGGCGGGACGGTCCGGATCAACGATCCGATCATCGTCGGGATCTCCAACTCCAACATGCCTGTGACAACCGGATGGATCGTCGTCATCCTTGCGCTGGTCGCCTACGCAGCCTTGAACCTCTGGGTGTGGCGTTCGCGGCGAGCACGAGACCTGGTGACCCCTCCCATGGCCGTCATCGTCATCCGCATCGCAGTTATTAGCGTGCTGCTCTTGGCAGCAACCGCCGTGCTCAGCACCAACCGGGCGGCAGAACGCGTTCGAGCGACCGTTGACCTGAGCGGTATCCCCTGGGTGGCCCCCCTTGTCGCGGTGCTGTTGGTGATCTGGACATTCGTGCAGAACCGAACCGCTTTTGGCCGCTACATCTACGCAGTGGGTGGCAATCCTGAGGCCGCCCGCCGCGCAGGTATCAAGGTCGGCAAAATCACCGTGATGTGCTTCGTGATTTGTTCGTCGATGGCCGTCCTGTCTGGAATTATCGCCACCTCGCGACTGTCGTCCGTGACCGCAGATGCGGGTGCTGGCAACACTTTGCTGTATGCAGTCGCTGCTGCCGTTATCGGCGGTACGTCACTGTTCGGCGGCAAGGGTAAGGCTCGCGACGCCATCATCGGCGGCCTGGTAATTGCACTCATCGACAATGGCCTCGGCTTGCTGGGGTTGGAATCGAGCATCAAGTTCTTGATCACCGGCCTAGTGCTGCTCCTCGCGGCGAGCGTTGACGCCATCAGCCGCAAGCGCACTGCAGGTAGCGGCGGTTAG
- a CDS encoding ATP-binding cassette domain-containing protein, with product MTNSGAPLLELRGVNKSFGPVQVLHGVDLAIYPGQVTALVGDNGAGKSTLVKCIAGIHAIDSGEYNFAGNAVKVHSPRDAAALGIEIVYQDLALCDNLDIVQNMFLGREPKAGLVLDEVKMEILARETLASLSVRTVSSVRQKVSSLSGGQRQTVAIAKSVLWNSQVVLLDEPTAALGVAQTRQVLDLVRRLADNGLGVLLISHNMNDVFEVSDRIIPLYLGRVAADLTTSEVTNREVVELITTGRSGSLGLNAAETGTTV from the coding sequence ATGACGAACTCCGGAGCACCGTTGCTCGAATTGCGGGGAGTGAATAAAAGCTTTGGTCCTGTGCAGGTATTGCACGGGGTAGATCTCGCTATCTACCCCGGCCAGGTAACGGCGCTGGTAGGTGATAACGGCGCTGGCAAATCAACTTTGGTGAAATGCATCGCCGGAATCCACGCGATTGATTCCGGGGAATACAACTTCGCCGGTAACGCCGTCAAGGTTCACAGCCCCCGTGACGCGGCTGCCCTCGGCATCGAAATTGTGTATCAGGATTTGGCTCTCTGCGACAACCTCGACATTGTGCAAAACATGTTCCTGGGTCGCGAGCCAAAAGCTGGCCTCGTGTTGGACGAAGTCAAGATGGAGATCTTGGCCAGAGAAACCTTGGCCTCTCTTTCGGTGCGGACAGTTTCCTCCGTTCGCCAGAAGGTTTCGAGCCTGTCCGGTGGCCAGCGGCAGACAGTGGCAATCGCCAAGTCGGTTCTGTGGAACTCACAAGTGGTGTTGCTCGACGAACCGACGGCGGCCTTGGGCGTGGCTCAGACCCGTCAGGTGCTCGACCTGGTTCGCCGCCTCGCGGATAACGGACTAGGCGTTTTGCTCATCAGCCACAATATGAATGACGTTTTTGAGGTCTCCGATCGGATCATCCCGCTCTATCTGGGACGGGTAGCGGCAGATCTGACAACCTCCGAGGTGACGAACCGTGAAGTGGTGGAACTGATCACCACGGGACGCTCGGGTTCCTTGGGCCTCAACGCTGCCGAAACGGGGACGACCGTATGA
- a CDS encoding sugar ABC transporter substrate-binding protein: protein MSSEAPAASSSSAAPAAGGVGKIGVILPDSKSSARWETADRPALSEAFKAAGVEFDIQNAQGDKAAMATIADQMINSGVTVLMIVNLDNESGAAIEKKAAEAGVKTIDYDRLTLGGVADYYVSFDNVKVGELQGQGLAGCLGAGDKNIVYLNGSPTDSNATSFSKGAHSVLDPMTNYKVLDEQAVPDWDNQQAATIFEQMFTAQGGKIDGVLAANDGLGNATISVLKKNGLNGKVFVTGQDATVEGLQNILVGDQCMTVYKAIKKVAAAASGLAIALATGKEGTTNGKVMDTVSNREVPSVLETPQIITKDNVKDVVDDGYVKAADLCIEAYKAACDAAGIK from the coding sequence ATGAGCTCCGAAGCTCCGGCAGCCTCCTCCAGCTCTGCGGCTCCCGCAGCGGGTGGTGTTGGCAAGATCGGCGTCATCCTTCCCGACTCCAAGTCCTCCGCTCGCTGGGAAACAGCGGACCGCCCGGCACTGTCCGAGGCGTTCAAGGCCGCTGGCGTTGAGTTCGACATCCAGAACGCACAGGGCGACAAGGCCGCCATGGCCACCATCGCAGATCAGATGATCAACTCGGGCGTCACCGTCCTGATGATCGTCAACCTGGACAACGAGTCCGGCGCAGCGATCGAGAAGAAGGCCGCCGAAGCCGGCGTCAAGACCATCGACTACGACCGCTTGACCCTCGGCGGAGTCGCTGACTACTACGTCTCCTTCGACAACGTCAAGGTCGGCGAATTGCAGGGACAGGGCTTGGCCGGTTGCCTCGGCGCAGGCGACAAGAACATTGTCTACTTGAACGGCTCCCCCACCGACTCGAACGCAACTTCCTTCTCCAAGGGAGCGCACTCGGTCCTAGACCCGATGACCAACTACAAGGTTCTCGACGAGCAGGCTGTTCCGGACTGGGACAACCAGCAGGCAGCAACCATCTTCGAGCAGATGTTCACCGCTCAGGGCGGCAAGATTGACGGCGTTCTTGCAGCTAACGATGGCCTCGGCAACGCCACCATCTCGGTCTTGAAGAAGAACGGTCTGAACGGAAAGGTCTTCGTCACCGGACAGGACGCGACCGTTGAAGGTCTGCAGAACATTCTCGTGGGCGACCAGTGCATGACCGTCTACAAGGCGATCAAGAAGGTTGCCGCTGCGGCTTCCGGCCTGGCAATTGCGCTGGCCACCGGCAAGGAAGGCACCACCAACGGAAAGGTTATGGACACCGTGTCCAACCGCGAAGTTCCTTCGGTGCTCGAGACCCCGCAGATCATCACCAAGGACAACGTCAAGGACGTCGTTGACGATGGCTACGTGAAAGCGGCCGACCTGTGCATTGAGGCCTACAAGGCTGCTTGCGACGCGGCTGGCATCAAGTAA
- a CDS encoding ROK family transcriptional regulator has product MTTHQLPGQRSPLGSGAVRQEHLREHNISLVLASVMHDERNPSRADIAAQTGLTRATVSSLVDRLIAGRLVTELSPGASPKAGRPAVPLVPSAGTVAALGVEVNVDYLAVRALDLAGNVIIDKLMPGDFRHSDYAVVLRELAGLTTKVLASLQRRGIPVVGACLALPGLVDLETGPLRHAPNLGWRDLDVVAYLRKRGRMSRLKLLVANEANVAALAEANALRGQHIDSFVYISGEVGIGAAMVLGGRVRSGAHGWGGEIGHVVIEPSGPRCTCGSTGCLERYAGKDALMAAAGLDSKASVEALLLAAQGGEPLAVSSVAAGGRALGLALANFVNLVDIETIVLGGIYASLAPVLTPYVEAELATRVMSAPWASPTVRVAMLGQHAAVTGGALTVIESLVADPEAWMSGALELTSS; this is encoded by the coding sequence ATGACCACCCATCAGCTCCCTGGGCAGCGCTCACCATTGGGGAGCGGAGCGGTGCGCCAAGAGCACCTGCGCGAACACAACATTTCGCTGGTGCTCGCCTCTGTGATGCACGATGAGCGAAATCCTTCTCGGGCCGACATTGCGGCGCAGACTGGGCTGACAAGGGCAACTGTCTCCTCCCTCGTTGATCGACTCATTGCGGGCCGCTTAGTGACTGAACTCAGCCCTGGCGCCTCTCCCAAGGCTGGTCGACCCGCGGTACCCCTCGTTCCGTCAGCAGGAACGGTAGCGGCGCTCGGCGTCGAGGTTAACGTCGACTACTTAGCCGTTCGCGCGCTCGATCTCGCCGGAAACGTCATCATTGACAAGCTCATGCCAGGAGACTTTCGGCACAGCGACTATGCCGTGGTGCTGCGAGAACTTGCAGGCCTGACCACCAAGGTGCTGGCCTCACTTCAGCGCCGCGGGATCCCCGTGGTCGGCGCGTGTCTGGCGCTCCCCGGCCTTGTCGACCTGGAAACCGGCCCGCTACGGCACGCGCCGAACCTCGGGTGGCGCGATCTTGATGTGGTCGCATACCTACGCAAACGCGGCCGGATGTCCCGGCTCAAACTACTCGTAGCCAACGAGGCGAACGTTGCCGCGCTCGCTGAAGCCAACGCGCTCCGCGGCCAGCATATCGACAGCTTTGTCTATATCTCCGGCGAGGTTGGCATCGGCGCTGCCATGGTGCTCGGGGGCCGGGTGCGGTCCGGCGCCCACGGCTGGGGCGGCGAGATCGGGCATGTGGTGATCGAGCCCAGCGGTCCACGATGCACCTGCGGATCTACCGGCTGCCTCGAGCGGTACGCGGGAAAGGATGCCCTGATGGCGGCAGCGGGCCTAGATTCGAAGGCCTCTGTCGAAGCGCTGCTGCTGGCAGCGCAAGGCGGAGAGCCTCTCGCAGTCAGCTCAGTGGCTGCAGGGGGCCGCGCACTCGGGCTCGCGCTGGCGAATTTTGTCAATCTTGTCGACATCGAAACCATCGTCCTCGGGGGCATCTACGCCTCTCTGGCACCGGTACTTACGCCCTACGTGGAAGCGGAGCTCGCGACCCGGGTGATGTCGGCGCCTTGGGCCTCCCCCACTGTCCGAGTTGCCATGCTTGGCCAGCACGCGGCCGTTACAGGTGGTGCGCTGACCGTAATCGAGTCTCTGGTCGCCGACCCCGAGGCCTGGATGTCCGGAGCGTTGGAGCTGACAAGCTCCTGA
- a CDS encoding bifunctional 3'-5' exonuclease/DNA polymerase: MLAVIAPVPRAVDAYVRWEIQLLNDDNSPLGLPREISATEVAALESEHRPRWIFNDAPGTYGPLLAAGVRIERCHDIMMTERLLLPRQGQYGEPAAAQAISARLHSQPAPPDPEPAPTIHSAMPGQQAMGLFEEEGPAAQVPGIRVLLEAYVDQRERIDLLAEMPVGEGISVNPGAFKLLVAADSACALIGVEMTRVGMPWRREIHEQILQARLGPRPKPGTRPAVMADLAAQINEAFGFAVNPDSPADLRAAFARLGVEIETTRAWVLRTVEHPAVEHILNYKELQRLYTANGWNWLDEWVHNGRFRAEYVPAGVVTGRWATRGGGALQIPKIIRGAVRADPGCTLVVADAAQLEPRVLVAVSGDPALEALADAEDLYTALAEFGFSNDRNKAKIAMLGTMYGQTSGAAGAWLATLRYRYPVAMDFLEDAARRGEQGRLVTTILGRTSNPPSGVWTEIVDAGAGPAASRAQESQGRRVARDRGRFTRNFVIQGAAADWAAVWLSTLRQSLRAVDGADIVFFQHDELMVHTPVDSAKEVARLTSEAADTACRLVFPGGRARTPVRPIITDCYADAK; the protein is encoded by the coding sequence GTGCTAGCCGTCATCGCTCCCGTGCCGCGAGCCGTAGACGCTTATGTCCGCTGGGAAATACAGCTGCTCAACGACGACAATTCGCCGCTGGGGCTACCACGCGAAATTTCAGCCACCGAGGTGGCAGCTCTGGAATCCGAGCACCGCCCGCGATGGATCTTCAACGATGCTCCCGGTACTTACGGGCCGTTGCTGGCGGCCGGGGTGCGCATCGAGCGTTGTCACGACATCATGATGACAGAGCGGCTGTTGCTTCCGCGGCAAGGGCAGTACGGTGAACCCGCTGCTGCGCAGGCGATTTCGGCGCGATTGCATTCGCAGCCAGCCCCGCCTGATCCTGAACCAGCGCCAACGATTCACAGCGCGATGCCAGGGCAGCAAGCGATGGGATTGTTCGAGGAAGAAGGGCCAGCAGCGCAGGTGCCAGGCATCAGGGTGCTGCTCGAGGCCTACGTCGACCAGCGGGAGCGAATAGATCTTCTCGCCGAAATGCCTGTGGGCGAGGGTATCTCGGTAAATCCGGGAGCCTTCAAGCTTCTGGTAGCGGCTGATTCCGCATGCGCGCTGATCGGCGTCGAGATGACGCGGGTGGGGATGCCGTGGCGACGCGAGATCCACGAACAGATTTTACAGGCGCGGCTTGGCCCGCGGCCAAAGCCAGGGACCCGTCCAGCGGTGATGGCCGATCTGGCTGCGCAGATCAACGAAGCCTTCGGATTCGCCGTTAACCCCGACTCGCCGGCGGACCTACGCGCTGCCTTTGCTCGGCTGGGTGTTGAGATAGAAACAACGCGTGCGTGGGTGCTCCGGACCGTGGAACACCCTGCGGTGGAACACATCCTCAACTATAAGGAGTTGCAGCGCCTTTACACGGCGAACGGCTGGAACTGGCTTGACGAGTGGGTGCACAACGGCCGGTTTCGCGCCGAATATGTCCCGGCGGGAGTGGTGACGGGTCGATGGGCCACACGCGGTGGGGGCGCGTTGCAAATTCCTAAAATCATCCGCGGCGCCGTCCGCGCAGACCCCGGCTGCACCTTGGTTGTTGCCGATGCGGCGCAGCTGGAACCCCGTGTGCTGGTGGCAGTCTCGGGTGACCCGGCATTGGAAGCCCTGGCGGATGCTGAAGATTTGTACACGGCGCTCGCGGAGTTCGGGTTCAGCAACGACCGCAATAAAGCCAAGATTGCGATGCTTGGCACCATGTACGGGCAGACCTCGGGCGCAGCCGGCGCCTGGCTTGCGACCCTGCGGTATCGATACCCCGTCGCGATGGACTTCTTGGAAGATGCAGCCCGGCGCGGGGAGCAGGGACGGTTAGTGACCACTATTTTGGGCAGAACGAGCAATCCCCCGAGCGGTGTATGGACCGAGATTGTTGATGCTGGTGCGGGTCCGGCGGCATCACGTGCGCAGGAGAGTCAGGGCCGCAGAGTGGCGCGGGATCGTGGTCGGTTCACTCGTAATTTTGTGATTCAAGGCGCTGCCGCCGACTGGGCGGCCGTCTGGCTTTCGACGCTCCGGCAGTCATTGCGGGCGGTTGACGGAGCGGACATTGTCTTCTTCCAGCACGACGAGTTAATGGTCCACACGCCGGTGGACAGCGCCAAAGAGGTGGCCCGGCTGACGAGTGAAGCGGCAGATACCGCCTGCCGCTTGGTTTTTCCCGGCGGTCGGGCCCGGACGCCGGTCCGCCCCATCATCACCGATTGCTATGCCGACGCTAAATAA
- a CDS encoding GAF and ANTAR domain-containing protein produces the protein MSSQLSGFDEAPRPVAEIHSVDHADTKTSAAQGLGIEGDPGSPEYLSFQMAELARELQSAHNSVAQTLEAITTAAVQTVPGADFACVTVVSRKQDVQTIAPTDIRAEKINAIQQSVGEGPCLQSLWESATVRVDDLDTDVRWPMFALAAVDLGIRSMMTVRLYVENTDLGALSFYSEKPSAFTPECEAVAVLLATHAAVALNTAELEANLTAAVDSRDVIGQAKGILMERYQLDSGRAFRLLVRVSQTTNVPLREVADGLLTTGEMPTVHREELPEA, from the coding sequence GTGAGTAGTCAGCTGTCCGGATTTGACGAAGCACCTCGCCCCGTCGCGGAGATCCACTCTGTCGACCACGCGGATACGAAAACCTCCGCGGCGCAAGGCTTAGGGATTGAAGGTGACCCAGGAAGCCCCGAATACCTGAGCTTCCAGATGGCCGAGCTGGCTCGCGAATTGCAGTCCGCACACAACAGTGTCGCGCAGACTTTGGAAGCAATCACCACGGCAGCGGTCCAGACAGTTCCCGGTGCCGACTTCGCGTGCGTGACGGTGGTCAGCCGCAAACAGGATGTGCAAACTATTGCTCCTACCGACATCCGGGCTGAAAAAATAAACGCTATTCAGCAATCGGTGGGTGAAGGACCATGCCTGCAATCGCTGTGGGAGTCCGCCACTGTTCGAGTGGATGACTTGGATACCGACGTCCGTTGGCCCATGTTCGCCCTCGCCGCAGTGGATCTCGGAATTCGCAGCATGATGACGGTTCGTCTCTACGTGGAAAATACGGACCTGGGTGCACTAAGTTTTTACTCCGAAAAACCGAGCGCGTTCACCCCCGAGTGTGAGGCTGTCGCGGTGCTGCTGGCCACGCACGCTGCGGTGGCGCTGAACACAGCAGAGTTGGAAGCTAACCTCACAGCAGCGGTCGACAGCCGCGATGTCATCGGCCAGGCCAAGGGTATTTTGATGGAGCGCTACCAGCTCGATTCGGGCCGGGCCTTCCGGTTGTTGGTGCGCGTATCGCAAACTACCAACGTGCCGCTTCGTGAGGTGGCCGATGGTCTTCTCACCACCGGCGAAATGCCCACGGTGCACCGTGAAGAGCTTCCGGAAGCCTAA
- a CDS encoding acyl-CoA dehydrogenase: MSHYRSNLRDIEFNLFEVFSGRTELGKGQFSEMDEDTARGVLTELERVASGPIAASFVDSDRNPPVYDPATFSVTLPESFKKSYKVMTDGEWYRMELPAALGGLGAPPSLRWAAAELILGANPALFMYASSSGMATAVHLLGTDAQKAIASTMVDKHWGSTMVLTEPEAGSDVGAGRTRAVLQPDGSWHLDGVKRFITSGDQDMTENIVHFVLARPEGEGIETRPGTKGLSLFIVPKFHFDWNTGELGERNGVFVTGVEKKMGLKVSTTCEMTFGQHDVPAVGYLLGEVHDGIAQMFRIIEYARMLVGTKAIATLSTGYLNALDYAKIRVQGADLVHAADKGAPRVTIMHHADVRRILMKQKAYTEGLRATYLYTGTWQDKVAALTEAGPSQELTLAAHVNDLLLPIVKGVGSERAYENLALSLQVFGGAGYTQDYPIEQYIRDAKIDTLYEGTTAIQAQDFFFRKIVKDNGAALAVVATEISDFVTAIGSADATDGRFKEETALLTTALEDVQHIIACLVGYAMKGAQDPQSLYKVGEHAVSLLMSTGDLLIGYLLLLQATVAQSALDAGPSAKEADFYTGKIASAHWFSRNILPEITARRAIIEAADLSLMDIPEAAF, from the coding sequence ATGAGCCACTACCGCAGCAACCTTCGTGACATCGAGTTCAACCTTTTCGAAGTGTTTTCAGGCCGCACCGAACTCGGCAAGGGGCAGTTCTCCGAGATGGATGAAGACACCGCCCGAGGTGTGCTGACCGAACTCGAAAGGGTGGCCAGCGGACCCATCGCCGCTTCTTTCGTCGACTCCGATCGCAACCCGCCGGTTTACGATCCCGCCACTTTCAGTGTCACGCTGCCCGAGTCCTTCAAGAAGTCGTACAAGGTGATGACCGACGGCGAGTGGTATCGAATGGAACTGCCTGCGGCCCTAGGTGGTTTGGGAGCGCCACCATCCCTGCGGTGGGCGGCGGCAGAGCTGATTTTAGGCGCCAACCCCGCACTATTTATGTACGCCAGTAGCTCCGGAATGGCCACCGCAGTGCACTTGCTCGGCACCGACGCGCAAAAAGCAATTGCGTCAACCATGGTGGACAAGCACTGGGGCTCCACCATGGTTCTCACCGAACCGGAAGCGGGCAGCGACGTCGGCGCCGGCCGCACTCGCGCAGTTCTGCAGCCGGACGGAAGCTGGCACCTCGACGGAGTGAAGCGATTCATCACCTCCGGCGACCAAGACATGACGGAGAACATTGTTCACTTCGTGCTGGCCCGGCCGGAAGGCGAGGGCATCGAGACCCGCCCTGGCACCAAGGGTTTGAGCTTATTTATCGTCCCCAAGTTCCACTTCGATTGGAACACAGGCGAACTTGGCGAACGCAATGGTGTCTTCGTCACCGGCGTGGAAAAGAAGATGGGCCTCAAGGTCTCCACAACCTGCGAGATGACGTTCGGCCAACATGACGTTCCCGCTGTCGGTTACCTGCTCGGCGAAGTGCATGACGGTATCGCGCAGATGTTTCGCATCATCGAATACGCGCGAATGCTGGTAGGCACCAAGGCAATCGCGACCCTCTCGACCGGATATCTCAACGCACTCGACTACGCCAAGATCCGTGTTCAGGGAGCCGACTTGGTGCACGCCGCCGACAAGGGTGCGCCGCGCGTCACGATCATGCACCACGCTGATGTGCGCCGGATCCTGATGAAGCAGAAGGCTTACACCGAAGGCCTCCGCGCCACCTACCTCTACACGGGTACCTGGCAGGATAAAGTTGCCGCACTCACCGAGGCAGGGCCCTCGCAGGAGTTGACACTCGCAGCCCACGTCAACGATCTACTACTTCCCATCGTCAAAGGTGTGGGTAGCGAACGTGCTTACGAGAACTTGGCGCTCTCGCTCCAGGTATTTGGCGGTGCCGGTTATACACAGGACTACCCGATCGAGCAGTACATTCGGGACGCCAAGATCGACACCCTCTACGAGGGCACCACCGCCATCCAGGCGCAGGATTTCTTCTTTCGCAAGATCGTGAAGGACAACGGCGCAGCACTGGCCGTGGTAGCCACCGAGATCTCCGATTTTGTCACTGCGATCGGCAGTGCCGACGCCACCGACGGCCGATTCAAGGAAGAAACCGCCCTCCTGACAACGGCTTTGGAGGATGTGCAACACATCATCGCCTGCTTGGTGGGCTATGCCATGAAGGGCGCACAGGATCCCCAAAGCCTGTACAAGGTCGGCGAGCACGCGGTGAGCCTCTTGATGAGCACGGGTGATCTCTTGATCGGCTACCTCCTGCTGCTGCAAGCCACCGTTGCCCAGAGCGCGCTGGACGCCGGACCTTCCGCTAAAGAAGCGGACTTTTACACCGGCAAGATCGCCTCCGCACATTGGTTCAGCCGCAATATTCTTCCAGAGATCACTGCACGTCGAGCCATCATCGAAGCCGCTGACCTCTCGCTGATGGACATCCCGGAGGCGGCTTTCTAA